A region from the Nitrososphaerales archaeon genome encodes:
- a CDS encoding PAS domain-containing protein: MQFETGMLSKEEIEAILNTIPIEITFVDGEDIVKYFNKAEKRIFIRTKAVIGRKVQLCHPQKSIHVVNKILDAFKKG; encoded by the coding sequence TTGCAATTCGAGACAGGGATGTTATCAAAAGAAGAGATCGAGGCTATATTAAACACAATCCCGATCGAAATAACTTTTGTAGATGGAGAAGATATAGTGAAGTACTTCAATAAAGCTGAAAAAAGAATCTTCATTCGAACGAAAGCTGTCATTGGGAGGAAGGTTCAGCTTTGCCATCCTCAAAAGAGTATCCATGTAGTGAATAAGATTTTGGATGCATTCAAGAAAGGTAA